One Purpureocillium takamizusanense chromosome 1, complete sequence genomic window carries:
- the MEP1 gene encoding low affinity high capacity ammonium permease (EggNog:ENOG503NVB7~TransMembrane:11 (o38-58i70-88o127-149i156-178o190-214i226-246o258-279i291-310o316-336i348-369o389-414i)~COG:P) yields the protein MSYAHVGAPTAFNGTDDSIGGDSTTENLNQWYQAGDQAFILLSACLVLLMVPGIAFLYSGLARRKSALSMLWVVMMSFSVVVFQWYFWGYSLAFGQTSGNAFIGDLKHFGLMKVWATPSVGSPLIPALLYSFYQMMFCAVTAALTVGAVAERGRVIPAMVFTFFWATLVYCPLAYWVWNANGWGFKHGVLDYAGGVPVEIGSGVSALAYSWVLGRRNDKMMMNFRPHNISLITLGTIFLWFGWLGFNGGSSFGANLRAVMACWNSCLTAMFAAMTWCLLDFRLAKKWSMVGWCSGTISGLVAATPASGFIDPWASIVLGVVAGVACNFGTKVKFLIRIDDSLDVFAEHGIGGMVGLIFNGFFATGKVIGLDGVNTGLKGGFLDGSYVTLGWQIAAIVASSSYAFVMSAVIAKIIDIIPGLKLRASEEAELLGMDDDQHGEFSYDYVEVRRDFLAWSPHRGEPAEDGEALEPQHGIQEHASMVRPHSSSDADAAVEEKKSHASSLQDERVRLEGEKQA from the exons atgtCGTACGCCCACGTCGGGGCACCCACCGCCTTCAATGGCACCGACGACAGCATTGGTGGTGATTCCA CCACCGAGAACCTCAATCAGTGGTACCAGGCTGGCGATCAGGCCTTCATCCTCCTGAGCGCctgcctcgtcctcctcatgGTCCCTGGCATCGCCTTTCTGTACTCGGGCCTCGCCCGGAGAAAATCGGCCCTCTCCATGCTCTGGGTCGTCATGATGTccttctccgtcgtcgtcttccagTGGTACTTTTGGGGTTACTCCCTGGCTTTTGGCCAAACCTCAGGCAACGCCTTCATCGGCGACCTCAAGCACTTCGGCCTCATGAAGGTCTGGGCCACGCCCTCGGTCGGCTCCCCGCTCATCCCCGCCCTCCTCTACTCCTTCTACCAGATGATGTTCTgtgccgtcaccgccgccctgaccgtcggtgccgttgccgagcGTGGCCGTGTCATCCCCGCCATGGTCTTCACCTTCTTCTGGGCCACCCTGGTCTACTGCCCCCTCGCCTACTGGGTGTGGAACGCCAACGGCTGGGGCTTCAAGCATGGCGTCCTCGACTACGCCGGCGGCGTTCCCGTCGAGATTGGCTCCGGTGTCTCCGCCCTGGCCTACTCCTGGGTCCTCGGTCGCCGCAACGAcaagatgatgatgaactTCCGCCCCCACAACATCTCCCTCATCACCCTCGGCACCATCTTCCTCTGGTTCGGTTGGCTGGGCTTCAATGGAGGCTCCTCCTTTGGCGCCAAcctccgcgccgtcatggcctgCTGGAACTCGTGCCTGACGGCCATgttcgccgccatgacctGGTGCCTGCTCGACTTTCGCCTCGCCAAGAAATGGTCCATGGTTGGCTGGTGCTCTGGTACCATTTCTGGCCTCGTTGCTGCCACCCCCGCCTCTGGTTTCATCGATCCGTGGGCCAGCATTGTCCTAGGCGTAGTCGCTGGCGTTGCCTGCAACTTTGGCACCAAGG TCAAGTTCCTCATTCGCATCGACGACagcctcgacgtcttcgcTGAGCACGGAATCGGCGGCATGGTTGGCCTCATCTTCAATGGCTTCTTCGCTACCGGCAAGGTGATTGGGCTTGATGGCGTCAACACTGGTCTCAAGGGCGGTTTCCTCGACGGAAGCTACGTCACCCTTGGCTGGCAAATTGCCGCCATTGTCGCCTCCTCGTCATACGCCTTTGTCATGtccgccgtcatcgccaagatTATCGACATCATCCCAGGCCTGAAGCTGCGCGCCTCCGAAGAGGCAGAGCTTCtcggcatggacgacgaccagcACGGCGAGTTCTCATACGACTATGTCGAGGTTCGCCGAGACTTCCTTGCCTGGAGTCCCCACCGTGGCgagccggccgaggacggcgaggccctcgaaCCTCAGCATGGCATTCAGGAGCACGCCAGCATGGTTCGCCCCCACAGCTCctccgatgccgacgccgccgtcgaggaaaAGAAGTCTCATGCATCATCGTTGCAGGACGAGAGGGTCAGGCTGGAAGGGGAGAAGCAGGCATAG
- the MEP1 gene encoding low affinity high capacity ammonium permease, variant 2 (TransMembrane:7 (o38-58i70-88o127-149i156-178o190-214i226-246o258-279i)~EggNog:ENOG503NVB7~COG:P) — protein MSYAHVGAPTAFNGTDDSIGGDSTTENLNQWYQAGDQAFILLSACLVLLMVPGIAFLYSGLARRKSALSMLWVVMMSFSVVVFQWYFWGYSLAFGQTSGNAFIGDLKHFGLMKVWATPSVGSPLIPALLYSFYQMMFCAVTAALTVGAVAERGRVIPAMVFTFFWATLVYCPLAYWVWNANGWGFKHGVLDYAGGVPVEIGSGVSALAYSWVLGRRNDKMMMNFRPHNISLITLGTIFLWFGWLGFNGGSSFGANLRAVMACWNSCLTAMFAAMTWCLLDFRLAKKWSMVGWCSGTISGLVAATPASGFIDPWASIVLGVVAGVACNFGTKASTSSLSTESAAWLASSSMASSLPAR, from the exons atgtCGTACGCCCACGTCGGGGCACCCACCGCCTTCAATGGCACCGACGACAGCATTGGTGGTGATTCCA CCACCGAGAACCTCAATCAGTGGTACCAGGCTGGCGATCAGGCCTTCATCCTCCTGAGCGCctgcctcgtcctcctcatgGTCCCTGGCATCGCCTTTCTGTACTCGGGCCTCGCCCGGAGAAAATCGGCCCTCTCCATGCTCTGGGTCGTCATGATGTccttctccgtcgtcgtcttccagTGGTACTTTTGGGGTTACTCCCTGGCTTTTGGCCAAACCTCAGGCAACGCCTTCATCGGCGACCTCAAGCACTTCGGCCTCATGAAGGTCTGGGCCACGCCCTCGGTCGGCTCCCCGCTCATCCCCGCCCTCCTCTACTCCTTCTACCAGATGATGTTCTgtgccgtcaccgccgccctgaccgtcggtgccgttgccgagcGTGGCCGTGTCATCCCCGCCATGGTCTTCACCTTCTTCTGGGCCACCCTGGTCTACTGCCCCCTCGCCTACTGGGTGTGGAACGCCAACGGCTGGGGCTTCAAGCATGGCGTCCTCGACTACGCCGGCGGCGTTCCCGTCGAGATTGGCTCCGGTGTCTCCGCCCTGGCCTACTCCTGGGTCCTCGGTCGCCGCAACGAcaagatgatgatgaactTCCGCCCCCACAACATCTCCCTCATCACCCTCGGCACCATCTTCCTCTGGTTCGGTTGGCTGGGCTTCAATGGAGGCTCCTCCTTTGGCGCCAAcctccgcgccgtcatggcctgCTGGAACTCGTGCCTGACGGCCATgttcgccgccatgacctGGTGCCTGCTCGACTTTCGCCTCGCCAAGAAATGGTCCATGGTTGGCTGGTGCTCTGGTACCATTTCTGGCCTCGTTGCTGCCACCCCCGCCTCTGGTTTCATCGATCCGTGGGCCAGCATTGTCCTAGGCGTAGTCGCTGGCGTTGCCTGCAACTTTGGCACCAAGG cctcgacgtcttcgcTGAGCACGGAATCGGCGGCATGGTTGGCCTCATCTTCAATGGCTTCTTCGCTACCGGCAAGGTGA
- a CDS encoding Acid phosphatase (COG:S~EggNog:ENOG503NXU0~TransMembrane:1 (i69-94o)), which yields MATPVLSGPRSASGAVPGLKRSDAASSAGYHAVHQDDENEGSTDEGQSGHDITAAFATPQSRSEHRFRVATYILSICLVILVGSNLYLSLPYAFRGHGPCPCMPSKVPQYFQTSPELWPGPTATGKPAFMAQTRTFNPTATYIPNEPLQTSIPVEGMVQGNQSIFKMMGFLSPYSPSPGFGVGEFPLPPGAEIVQVQMLSRHGARYPTSGSDVARFGEKFANATGKAKLKGQLAFLNDWKYQLGYEILVPKGREELFESGILHSYMYGSLYNPKSKIIVRTTTQDRMLKSAENWMAGFFGLEWPNNATIEVIIEKPGFNNSLAGSLNCPNANSKGPGNEARAKWIHIYLQDATARFQALSENFTWTVDDVYAAQTMCPYETVAYGFSKFCDLFTYEEWQGFSYSIDLSFSAYSAFHSPAGRAVGLGYQQEVIARLKNHTLGYSGSQINVTLDSSTETFPLNQSLYFDFSHDTNIVSVLTAFGLRQFAEELPATRNPGPHNFTVSHITPFGARLDIEIIKTPQPLSPNRDGYLRGGETKYIHFILNQRTLPLGYSFPECDATRKDGWCDLGTFLKLQESMAAKANFEHACFGDYPKVSYGDVTDGSPP from the exons ATGGCCACGCCGGTCTTGTCCGGCCCCCGGTCCGCCTCCGGAGCTGTCCCCGGGCTCAAGCGCTCTGATGCCGCCAGCTCGGCTGGCTACCATGCCGTCCACCAGGATGATGAGAACGAAGGTTCCACCGATGAGGGCCAAAGTGGCCATGATATCACGGCCGCTTTTGCAACCCCCCAATCTCGCTCCGAGCACCGTTTCAGGGTAGCCACCTACATCTTATCCATCTgtctcgtcatcctcgtcggctccAACCTGTATCTATCTCTGCCGTATGCGTTTCGTGGACATGGGCCATGCCCATGTATGCCGTCCAAGGTGCCTCAATATTTTCAGACGTCTCCAGAGCTCTGGCCGGGGCCCACGGCTACCGGGAAGCCGGCTTTCATGGCTCAGACAAGGACTTTCAATCCCACGGCAACCTACATTCCGAATGAGCCACTTCAAACTTCAATACCTGTTGAGGGCATGGTGCAAGGGAACCAGAGCATCTTCAAAATGATGGGCTTCTTGTCTCCATATTCTCCATCGCCTGGTTTCGGAGTTGGTGAGTTTCCGTTGCCTCCCGGCGCCGAAATCGTGCAGGTCCAGATGCTATCACGCCATGGAGCCCGGTATCCCACGTCCGGGTCTGATGTCGCCCGATTCGGCGAGAAATTTGCCAATGCCACGGGAAAAGCTAAGCTCAAGGGACAGCTTGCGTTCTTGAACGATTGGAAGTATCAGCTTGGATACGAGATCCTGGTGCCAAAGGGCCGTGAGGAGCTGTTTGAGTCAG GAATCCTTCACAGCTACATGTATGGCAGCCTGTACAACCCCAAGAGCAAAATCATTGTTAGGACAACG ACTCAAGACCGGATGCTTAAGTCGGCCGAGAACTGGATGGCCGGCTTCTTTGGGCTTGAATG GCCGAATAACGCCACAATCGAAGTAATCATCGAAAAGCCAGGATTCAACAACTCGCTGGCCGGATCGCTGAACTGCCCAAACGCAAACTCCAAAGGGCCAGGCAATGAGGCACGTGCCAAATGGATTCACATTTATCTTCAAGATG CAACTGCTCGCTTTCAAGCTCTGTCGGAGAATTTCACATGGACCGTGGACGACGTGTATGCAGCGCAGACCATGTGCCCGTATGAGACCGTTGCGTATGGGTTCAGCAAGTTTTGCGACCTTTTCACGTACGAGGAATGGCAAGGATTCAGCTATTCCATCGAtctctccttctccgcgTACAGCGCTTTTCACAGCCCTGCCGGGCGGGCAGTCGGCCTCGGCTATCAACAGGAGGTCATTGCGCGGCTGAAGAACCACACACTCGGCTACTCAGGGTCGCAGATCAATGTCACGCTCGATAGCAGCACGGAGACATTTCCACTGAACCAAAGCCTGTATTTCGACTTTTCACACGACACCAACATTGTCTCGGTCCTGACTGCCTTTGGTCTGAGGCAGTTTGCCGAAGAGCTTCCGGCGACGCGAAACCCCGGGCCGCACAATTTTACCGTCTCCCACATCACGCCGTTTGGAGCCCGTCTGGATATCGAGATCATCAAGACACCCCAACCACTATCGCCCAACCGAGACGGCTACCTGCGTGGCGGTGAGACCAAGTATATTCACTTCATTCTGAATCAGCGTACTCTCCCCTTGGGCTACAGTTTCCCCGAGTGCGACGCAACCCGCAAGGACGGGTGGTGCGACTTGGGAACATTCTTGAAGTTGCAAGAAAGTATGGCTGCCAAGGCCAATTTCGAGCATGCGTGTTTTGGAGACTACCCCAAGGTGTCATACGGCGACGTTACCGACGGATCACCACCTTGA
- a CDS encoding uncharacterized protein (COG:S~EggNog:ENOG503P3NV), whose protein sequence is MDTPDDVAINPTDAVHDARPFEAVSVGTCYAQTANERFGRGARDVIRERDGQQQQTSGPLLPSNWLGGSESNAPDVDLYARVPTMQHFRNNLTALSHLYNLYFVAYQGQIFVYVPRSIPKQTIPCDPGIKLSPPQSLLGSRTGGYQDTANPHTINHLIVGVLGLEEIIVASYDDGDVVAYYAKDIADCILDQPRRPWAGKTATDGTKTCPKPFFHDNVGKSAWGLAVHQESRLIAVSSNKCEVTVFAPALAGARKRAKDGADTCSKCKAGTPCDMIETHVRQRARNWRIVVRFGRLVDNMPNIAFVDDNKGFAELICAVDIKGAVWLAHIWKPKQAAVRLAPSPCMTSRSSDAWPSPSRGWGVLPLATADFLTVKSFEKLLGISAHQASESSQMALNIMRCLERVPDNPCVPLIPLQLPGPPPMPPAFLTMPMAAPVAALVPFNPALVPQQADPSSSEESESEASGDSDAGGVVAAVTAMDNVSTSANDGNVSSSIAEQSESAASGDDVGSAVATVDDDSIGDNSSSSGVENPDDVYEVGADADEDENGDNDTPVLTIEPTNGTQAMLFGDMPDEVLWFSTQNVAPESVPGTAGLGTSLMTLLGSPDGANILLPSFHKTIHAHHMSNGSASGAFVRRRLEAERQSAMERPASGLDMVYFPHTGKACAAPADKRGLPALLAHVTLRNDNKAGADKIRRLFGKRHRLLRLHEKEVELRDVRPWTTEKQPHELGVFCPETLTVGSVLPRAARNMFQATSRLSMVAHVQELSLVVVASPVGRVLLLTPTRLCRPQQQRTGELRHGFRVEWVLPRRSDDKVHRKTMRPLHGMAVGPVPGAGADGLSGDGGGSRMQGPHRRYRLMLHYRSHDILTYEISREEQTGRLCII, encoded by the exons atggacacACCAGACGACGTAGCCATCAACCCGACCGACGCCGTCCATGACGCCCGTCCTTTCGAAGCCGTGTCGGTCGGCACGTGCTATGCACAGACAGCAAACGAACGC tttggccgcggcgcgagggACGTGATTCGTGAGCGGGAtggtcagcagcagcaaacgTCCGGTCCCTTGCTTCCGTCCAACTGGCTCGGTGGAAGCGAGTCCAACGCACCAGACGTAGACCTGTACGCCCGCGTGCCCACGATGCAGCACTTCAGAAACAACCTGACTGCTCTTTCCCATCTGTACAAT CTTTACTTTGTCGCGTACCAGGGCCAAATCTTTGTCTACGTGCCCCGGAGCATTCCCAAGCAGACCATCCCCTGCGACCCGGGCATCAAGCTTTCGCCGCCTCAGAGTTTGCTCGGCAGCCGGACCGGCGGCTACCAAGACACTGCGAACCCCCATACTATTAATCACCTGATTGTTGGcgtgctcggcctcgaggaaaTAATCGTTGCCAGCTACGACGATGGAGACGTTGTCGCCTACTACGCCAAGGATATTGCAGACTGCATTCTCGATCAGCCTAGACGGCCGTGggccggcaagacggcgacggaTGGCACGAAAACCTGCCCAAAACCCTTCTTCCACGACAATGTTGGAAAGTCAGCCTGGGGCCTTGCTGTTCACCAGGAATCTCGTCTCATCGCCGTCAGCTCTAACAAGTGCGAGGTCACCGTCTTTGCACCCGCCCTCGCTGGCGCCCGGAAACGTGCcaaagacggcgccgacacgTGCTCCAAGTGTAAGGCCGGCACACCATGTGACATGATCGAAACCCATGTCCGCCAGCGCGCACGGAATTGGCGAATTGTTGTCAGGTTCGGCAGACTGGTGGACAACATGCCTAACATTGCCTTTGTCGACGACAACAAGGGCTTCGCCGAGCTCATTTGCGCCGTAGATATCAAGGGCGCTGTCTGGTTGGCTCACATTTGGAAACCGAAACAGGCCGCTGTGCGTCTGGCTCCCTCTCCTTGCATGACGTCCAGGAGCTCTGACGCTtggccctccccctccag GGGCTGGGGTGTTCTACCGCTGGCCACCGCCGACTTCCTCACTGTCAAGTCGTTTGAGAAGCTCCTTGGCATCTCTGCCCATCAGGCGAGCGAGTCTTCGCAGATGGCCTTGAACATCATGAGATGCCTAGAGCGCGTGCCGGATAACCCATGCGTACCGCTCATTCCGCTCCAGCTACCCGGTCCTCCACCCATGCCCCCCGCATTTCTCACGATGCCCATGGCAGCCCCTGTAGCAGCCCTCGTGCCATTTAACCCTGCGCTGGTACCACAACAGGCAGATCCGAGCAGCTCGGAAGAGTCTGAGAGCGAGGCCAGTGGCGATTCAGATGCAGGAGGCGTCGTTGCTGCCGTGACTGCCATGGACAACGTCAGTACCAGtgccaacgacggcaacgtcagcagcagcatcgcagAACAATCGGAGAGCGCGGCCAGTGGCGATGACGTAGGAAGCGCCGTTGCTaccgtggacgacgacagtATCGGagacaacagcagcagctcgggTGTGGAAAACCCTGACGATGTCTACGAGGTaggcgcagacgcagacgaggacgaaaacggcgacaacgacaccCCTGTGTTAACAATCGAGCCGACTAACGGGACTCAGGCGATGCTGTTTGGGGATATGCCCGATGAGGTCCTGTGGTTCAGCACACAGAATGTAGCACCCGAGTCGGTGCCCGGCACCGCTGGCCTGGGGACTTCATTGATGACACTGCTCGGATCGCCCGATGGCGCCAACATACTCCTCCCCAGCTTTCATAAGACGATACATGCGCATCATATGAGCAATGGCAGCGCCTCGGGGGCGTTTGTCAGACGCAGACTCGAAGCCGAGCGCCAGTCTGCGATGGAacggccggcctcgggccTGGACATGGTCTACTTTCCACATACCGGCAAGGcatgcgcggcgcccgcggacAAGCGGGGACTTCCTGCGCTATTGGCGCATGTGACGTTGAGGAACGATAACAAGGCAGGTGCCGACAAGATCAGGCGGCTCTTTGGCAAGCGACACCGCCTTCTGCGGCTTCACGAGAAGGAAgtggagctgcgcgacgtgaGGCCGTGGACGACCGAAAAGCAGCCGCACGAGCTGGGCGTGTTTTGCCCCGAGACGCTCACGGTAGGGTCGGTGCTGCCCAGAGCGGCTCGGAACATGTTTcaggcgacgagcaggctCAGCATGGTGGCGCACGTACAGGAGCTGTccctggtggtggtggcatcgcCAGTGGGACGTGTGCTGCTCCTCACGCCGACAAGGCTGTGCCGcccgcagcaacagcggacCGGAGAGCTGCGGCACGGGTTCCGCGTGGAGTGGGTGTTGCCGCGTAGGTCGGACGACAAGGTGCACCGGAagacgatgcggccgctGCACGGCATGGCGGTGGGGCCGGTGCCgggagccggagccgacggcttgtcgggcgacggcggcggaagccGGATGCAAGGCCCGCACCGCCGGTATCGGCTGATGCTTCACTATCGCAGCCACGACATTCTGACATACGAGATTAGCCGCGAGgagcagacaggcaggcTGTGTATAATCTGA
- a CDS encoding uncharacterized protein (TransMembrane:7 (o62-84i96-116o136-155i176-199o219-240i287-309o353-373i)~EggNog:ENOG503NWCE): MVNLTGVNLCPPPFWDSKLFSADGGYVDGRLCQIIPPDTKCCLPCPMADWVYPDSFNTMTVVANWVAAVSAICCVLLLASWAVLPVDKTNRHYLSVCFTFGVLLMNLGFVIPLAAQPDQCYDKITPHSMRTSKVCGASGTFLLLGGWCGVMWAFLRSLSLHLQICWQVLVGRNFMFFAQAAGWGVPILGIILALVFSGVSFRFGATCHINHKNSLADLWIPLLIFAGATVILTFATFGYCTKVYLASLSDNSASTEGSSLPAYTNSVRTMSPRQAYRRVKRVIALQWRGLAIVLIIIADVIFFSVVFVFQDNIVQSVTSDPRVAKDWVLCLIGASGDKHQCLEEAKALVVNEATVVAVLLLLALNGIWLVFLLGRWSMVTGWFELIPSLTNRNKKEFVSVDARYEVKKDTLKSPTSGRRTPDYFGQTARYHAPARSYSSPRPPQAQAPAWDPKQSFARPDGYEDMNPLGMNRI; this comes from the exons ATGGTCAACCTCACTGGGGTCAACTTATGTCCGCCCCCTTTCTGGGACTCGAAGCTCTTCAGTGCCGATGGAGGCT ATGTGGATGGGCGGCTCTGCCAAATCATCCCTCCCGACACAAAATGTTGTCTCCCGTGCCCAATGGCGGACTGGGTCTATCCGGACAGCTTCAACACAATGACGGTCGTTGCCAACTGGGTGGCAGCCGTGAGCGCGATATGTTGCGTTCTCTTGCTTGCCTCGTGGGCGGTTCTTCCCGTCGACAAGACGAACCGCCACTACCTGAGCGTTTGTTTCACCTTTGGAGTGCTGCTGATGAAT CTTGGTTTCGTGATCCCGCTCGCGGCCCAGCCGGATCAGTGCTACGACAAGATCACCCCACACAGCATGCGCACCAGCAAGGTGTGTGGTGCGTCGGGGACGTTTCTTCTTCTGGGAGGATGGTGCGGCGTCATGTGGGCGTTTCTTCGGTCCCTCTCCCTTCATCTCCAGATTTGCTGGCAAGTTCTCGTCGGTCGCAACTTTATGTTCTTTGCGCAAGCGGCAGGCTGGGGCGTTCCCATTCTCGGAATCATCCTGGCTCTCGTCTTCAGCGGTGTCTCGTTCCGATTTGGAGCGACCTGCCACATCAACCACAAGAACAGCCTGGCAGATCTCTGGATTCCTCTTCTCATCTTTGCCGGAGCGACCGTGATTCTCACCTTTGCCACGTTCGGCTACTGCACCAAGGTCTATCTGGCCTCCTTGTCGGACAATTCAGCCTCGACCGAGGGCTCGAGCTTGCCTGCCTATACCAACAGCGTGCGAACCATGTCTCCGCGCCAGGCCTACCGCCGAGTGAAACGCGTCATCGCCCTGCAGTggcgcggcctcgccatTGTCCTCATCATTATCGCCGacgtcatcttcttctcggtcgtcttcgtcttccaGGACAACATTGTCCAGTCGGTCACGTCGGATCCGCGCGTCGCCAAGGATTGGGTCTTGTGTCTCATCGGGGCATCGGGGGACAAGCACCAGTGCTtggaggaggccaaggcgtTGGTGGTAAACGAGGCGACCGTTGTGGCCGTTCTGCTCCTGCTCGCG CTGAACGGAATCTGGCTtgtcttcctcctcggccggtGGTCGATGGTTACCGGCTGGTTCGAGCTCATTCCATCACTCACAAACCGCAACAAGAAAGAGTTTGTGTCGGTCGACGCCCGGTATGAGGTCAAGAAAGATACAC TGAAATCGCCAACCTCGGGGCGACGAACTCCGGACTACTTTGGGCAGACGGCACGATATCACGCCCCCGCGAGGTCCTACTCaagcccgcggccgccgcaggcgcAAGCCCCGGCCTGGGACCCGAAACAAAGCTTTGCGCGGCCCGACGGGTACGAGGACATGAACCCGTTGGGCATGAATCGGATCTAG
- a CDS encoding Cellulase (EggNog:ENOG503NXR0~TransMembrane:1 (i103-123o)~CAZy:GH5~COG:G) translates to MGQSSLSSGAFIAAAESHVGDGHGPTAVVGQSRSHDYGDPFASILADDELPLSSTTEPLAIATPGELESRFGGPAWLKKKRRRPLRAVLRCLRRAPRLRRSPCGMVLMVLAAVLGTLAAYTWMREQGFDAPWVPDSESQRFALQPLPAPLNQTLITDYELPLRTKGRYIVDAAGRRFRLSSVNWYGASDELFVAGGLDVRHRAEIAQTIKKLGFNSVRLPYADEMVRANPRIDADLVAANPDLAGQRAMDVFEAVVEALTSAGLAVIINNHITSATWCCGADPCDAGWANDHLGPLCRVRQSEDEWIENWEDVMARFVDNRLVIGADLRNEVRGLWGTMPWAKWAAAAERCGNRLLGMRSDWLMVVEGTESANDVSGARTRPVRLDVSERLVYSAHVYKWSGWGSVDGRFQQRTYTSFARAMERNWGYLLSSQVAPVWVGELGAPGRPSVGDAHYWQHLWRFLGDADADFGYWALNARKPAGNATETYGLVADDWATPVLDYRLKDMLEHMRRA, encoded by the coding sequence ATGGGCCAATCCTCGCTGTCGTCCGGAgccttcatcgccgctgccgagtcgcacgtgggcgacgggcacggACCAACAGCCGTCGTGGGACAAAGCAGAAGCCATGACTATGGCGATCCCTTCGCCAGCATacttgccgacgacgagctaCCCCTGTCTTCGACGACAGAGCCATTGGCCATCGCAACACCGGGGGAGCTCGAGTCCCGGTTCGGCGGCCCTGCGTGgctcaagaagaagcgacggcggccgctaCGGGCAGTGCTGCGGTGCCTGCGTCGCGCTCCGAGGTTGAGGCGGTCGCCGTGCGGCATGGTACTTATGGTGCTGGCCGCGGTTCTGGGCACATTGGCCGCATATACGTGGATGAGAGAACAAGGGTTCGATGCGCCCTGGGTTCCCGACTCCGAGTCGCAGCGCTTTGCGCTCCAGCCTCTGCCGGCACCGCTCAACCAGACACTGATAACCGACTacgagctgccgctgcgcaCCAAGGGCCGGTATATTGTGGACGCCGCGGGCCGACGCTTCAGGCTCTCATCGGTGAACTGGTACGGGGCCAGCGACGAGCTGTttgtggcgggcgggctggacgTGCGGCATCGCGCCGAGATTGCGCAGACGATTAAGAAGCTGGGCTTCAACAGCGTGCGGCTGCCGTACGCGGACGAGATGGTGCGGGCCAACCCGCGCATCGACGCAgacctggtggcggcgaacCCGGACCTGGCGGGACAGCGGGCCATGGACGTCTtcgaggcggtggtggaagCGCTGACCTCAGCCGggctcgccgtcatcatcaacaaTCACATCACGAGCGCTACGtggtgctgcggcgccgatCCCTGCGACGCGGGGTGGGCCAACGACCACCTCGGGCCGCTGTGCCGGGTGCGGCAGAGCGAAGACGAGTGGATCGAGAACTGGGAGGACGTCATGGCGCGCTTCGTGGACAACCGGCTCGTCATCGGGGCGGACCTGCGGAACGAAGTGCGCGGGCTCTGGGGGACGATGCCGTGGGCcaagtgggcggcggcggcggagcggtgCGGGAATCGGCTGCTGGGCATGAGGTCGGACTGGCTGATGGTGGTCGAGGGCACCGAGTCAGCCAACGACGTATcgggggcgaggacgcggccggtGCGGCTCGACGTGAGCGAGCGGCTCGTGTACTCGGCGCACGTGTACAAGTGGTCGGGATGGGGGAGCGTCGACGGACGCTTCCAGCAGCGCACGTACACGTCGTTTGCGAGGGCCATGGAGCGCAACTGGGGTTACCTGCTGTCGAGCCAGGTCGCGCCCGTCTGGGTGGGCGAGCTGGGGgcgccgggccggccgtcggtcggcgacgcccattACTGGCAGCACCTGTGGCGGTTCctgggcgatgccgacgccgacttTGGATACTGGGCGCTCAAcgcgaggaagccggcgggCAACGCGACGGAGACGtacgggctcgtcgccgacgactgggcgacgccggtgcTCGACTACCGGCTCAAGGACATGCTGGAGCACATGAGGAGGGCGTGA